GTTAAAAACCGGGAATTGTTGCATAAGCATTAATTATACCTGAATTATTCGATGAGTTCGTAATTCAATTGTTTTTTCTCGAGATCCGTGCTTTTTACTTTAACCATTACCTGGTCGCCCAGCTGATATATATTTTTAGTAACATCGCCTACTAAACAGTAGTTTTTAGAATCGAAGGTGTAATAATCATCTTTAATTTCCCTGATCCTTACCAGTCCTTCACATTTATTTTCTATGATTTCTACATACATTCCCCATTCTGTAACACCCGAAATCACGCCCATAAACTCCTGATCACGGTGCTCTTCCATATATTTTACCTGCATGTATTTTATAGAATCCCGCTCAGCCTTACTTGCCATAGTTTCTCTATCGGACGAATGCTCTGATTTTCTTTCCCAGTCTTCTTTTTGTGCAGATTTGCCTCCGTCTAAATAATGTTGGAGCAAACGATGAACCATTACATCAGGATAACGGCGAATAGGAGATGTAAAATGAGTGTAATAATCGAAAGCCAGACCATAGTGACCTATATTGTCTGTTGTATACTTGGCTTTACTCATTGATCTTACAGCTAAAGTTTCTACCATATTGGCTTCGGCCTTACCATGTACGTCGGCTAATAATTTGTTCAGAGAATTAGAAATTGCTGTTTTGCTCTGTATCTGCATTTGATATCCAAACTGACGAACAAATGTTTGAAGAGAAGCAAGTTTTTCCGGATCCGGGTCATCATGAACCCTGTATACAAATGTAGTACCGCTTGGCTCTCCATTTTTATTCATCCCTATAAATTCAGCCACTTTCTTATTTGCCAGCAGCATAAACTCTTCAATCAGATGATTTGAGTCTTTTGACTCTTTGAAGTAGATCCCGGTTGGTTCGTGGTTCTCATTAAGTTTGAACTTAACTTCAACCTTATCAAATGAAATAGCTCCTTTCTTTGCTCTGTCTTCACGCAATTTTTTTGCTAAATCGTCGAGTAATAATATTTCTTTAGCATAATCGCCCTGTTTGTTTTCTATTACATCCTGTGCTTCCTCATAAGTGAACCTTCTATCGGAAAGAGTAACAGTTCTTCCAAACCACTTATTTATAATTTGAGCATCTTCATTTATTTCGAATACCGCCGAGAAAGTATATTTTTCTTCATTTGGGCGAAGTGAACAAACTTTATTGGATAATATTTCCGGAAGCATTGGAACTACTCTGTCTACAAGATATACTGAAGTAGCTCTCGAGATTGCTTCTTCCTCAAGGACAGAGCCTTCTTTTACGTAATGGGATACGTCGGCAATGTGCACTCCAATTTCCCAGTTACCATTTTCAAGTTTTTCTACAGATAGTGCATCATCAAAATCTTTTGCATCAACCGGATCTATAGTAAAAGTTGTTGCTGAACGCATATCTCTGCGTTTGGCGATTTCTTCTTCACGAATTTCAGTATCTATCTGGTTAGCTTCATCCTCAACGTGGTCCGGAAATTTATATGGAAGACCATATTCGGCTAATATTGAGTGCATTTCAACGTCGTGTTCACCCGGATTACCAAGTACCTGGGTAACTTCGCCAAACGGACTTTGCGCTTTTTCGGGCCAGTCGGTCATTTTCACTACTACTTTTTGTCCGTTTTCGGCATCTAAAACTTTGTCTAGAGGTACAAAAATATCAACCGGCATCTTCTGACTGTCAGGAATAACAAATGCAAACCGTGATGATATTTCTATCTGTCCTACAAAATCTGTTCTCGATCTTTCAATAACATCGACTATCTCTCCTTCCTGACGACCGCGTTTTTTACGGCGATACAGATAAACTTTTACTAAATCATTGTGTAATGCATGTTGAGTATTACCACGTGGTATGTATACATCAGATTCCATCTCCTCGGAGATAATGTATGCAGAACCATTTGCTTTCATATCTACTTTGCCATAAATATATAGAACATCCGGTTTTAGCAGGTACTTTCCTCTTTCTTGTTCTTCAATACGATTTTGAGCTTTGAGTTCTTCCATCTTTCTCAATACCTCTTGTCGTCCTGCGGAATCTTTTATGTTTAATTTGGCGGATAATTGTTTGTAGTTATAAGCCTGACCCGGATTTTGTCTGAAAACCTTTAATATCTTACGTGTAATATCTTTTAGGTTCAGGGCCCTGCGTTTTCCTCCTGATTTTTTATTGTGTTTCTTACTGTGTTTCTTATTGTGTGACATCTTTTAAAATAAAGGTGTTAATTATTTAATGAAATTGGGTTCTATGTTTGATAAAGATAGAAGTAGTTACAAATATTAGCAACTGAATGGAGAGCTTTATATAAGACAATTTTAATCTCATTTTCAAAGCAAAGGTAATTATTTGATTCTCTAATTGTTTAATAAAATCGAATAATCAGAAATACTTTCTGAAATTAGTATTTGTAAGTGATCTAATTTATTAGGTCGTTTTTCTTTTAAATACTTATTTTTGCGACAAATATCGAAATTATGTTTAGACTAGCATGCGGACTATATGATCAGTTGGAAGTTTTCGCGATGAGGAAGACTTTGGTCGAAATTACCTTTATGGATGATGATGGTGTAGAATTTACGGAAAAGGGAATCATAAGCGATCTTATAGTTAAAGATGGCGTTGAGAAAATTATATTTAACAATACAAAAGAGATAAAGGCACAAGATATTTTGATAGTCAACGGTGTTGATTTTAAGGAATAGTGCGTTTTTAACTGTTTATTATCTGAGTTATTTTTAATAAAATTCAGGAGATGTTGTTTAAATAAAATTTTCTACCTTGCCGGGCTTATATTACGGTTTTTGCTGTGACAATATATTAAAGACAAACAAACAATTTAAATATAATTAAATCAATCAATATGGCTTGGTTTAGAAGAACAGAGAAAGGGATTACTACTCCTACAGAGGAGAAGCTTGATGTGCCAAAAGGATTGTGGTACAAGACTCCAAGTGGAAAAATTATCGATACGGATATGCTTAAGAAGAATTTCTACGTAAGTCCGGAGGATGGTTATCATGTTCGCATTGGGAGTGAGGAGTATTTTGAAATCATGTTTGATGATGGTAAATACACTGAATTTAATGAAGGGTTAACTTCGCTTGATCCGCTTAAATTTGAGGATAAGAAGAAGTATCCGGACAGACTTAAAGAGGTTCAAAAAAAGACCAAATTAAAAGATGCTATACGTACTGCTGTTGGTAAATCTGAGGGGAAAGATTTAGTAATAGCGGCGATGGATTTCAGTTTTATTGGTGGATCAATGGGATCGGTTGTAGGTGAGAAAATTGCAAGGGCAATTGATTACTCTATCGAAAATAAGATTCCGTTTATGTTGATTTCGAAATCCGGAGGAGCCCGTATGATGGAAGCTGCATTTTCTTTAATGCAATTGGCTAAAACATCTGCTAAGCTCGCATTGCTTTCAAAAGCAAAGATTCCATATATATCGTTGCTTACCGATCCGACTACCGGTGGTGTAACTGCTTCATATGCGATGCTTGGAGATATTAATATAGCTGAGCCGGGGGCACTTATTGGATTTGCGGGACCTAGAGTTGTTAAAGAAACTATCGGTAGAGATTTACCGGAAGGATTCCAAACTGCAGAGTTTGTAATGGAGCACGGCTTTTTGGATTTTATAGTAGAACGTAAATATTTAAAATCAAAAGTAAATCAGTATATCGGCTTGATATTAAACAAGTAGTTATATACTATCATCATAAAAAAAACTCGGGACTTATTTAGTTCCGAGTTTTTTTATGGGTTGACAAATTATTTATTCCGAAGGGAATGTACTATTTTTTTACCTTATCAGGGTTGTTTTTTATAAATGCGCCCCATCCTGAATATGATTTTTCATTTCCGGTAGTTTTTCCTCCATTAAAATAATGACAAACAGCAGCAGCCAGACCATCTGTTGCATCCAAATGTTTGGGCATCTCTTTCATGTTTAAGAGTTGCATCAGCATACCTGCAACCTGTTCCTTTGAAGCATTACCATTACCGGTAATTGCCATTTTTATTTTTTTTGGAGCATATTCCGTGATTGCAACTTCTCTGTATAATCCTGCTGCCATTGCTACTCCCTGAGCTCTCCCAAGCTTTAGCATAGATTGAACATTTTTACCAAAAAAAGGTGCCTCGATAGCAATTTCATCCGGATGGTATTGGTCTATAATTGCAAGAGTTTTTTCGAAAATTCTTTTAAGTTTTAAACTGTGATCTTTAAGCTTAGATAAAATTAATTCATCATAGCTTATGAGTTCAATTTTTTTACCTTTAACGCGGATCAATCCAAAGCCCATAATAGTTGTTCCGGGGTCGATACCTAGTATTATTTTCTCAGTCAATTGCTTTTTTTATTAAATGACGTTAAGTGCCAAAGTTAAATATTATGCCTTTTTGCTCGCTAAGATAGTTATTGCCGTAATGGCTTTCTATTTTATTTATCAAAAGATATCAAAACAACCTTTGAGTGAAATAGGGGGAGCGATATCAGCTATTTCTTTTGGGCAATATTGGTTATTTGTTTCTGCAGTTATATTATCGGCTGTTAATTGGTTTTGTGAAATTTCGAAATGGAAAGTATTGTCGAAAAAAATCAGGAATATCACATTTAATGAGAGTTTCAGAATAGTTTTGTCCTCTTTGGTGGCATCTATAATTACCCCAAACAAAATAGGAGAATATGGAGCGAAAGTAACCTTTTATAAAAAGGAGATGTGGAAGAAGGTGTTAGGGTTTAATTTCTTCGGTAATATGATGCAGCTGTATGTTACATTATTAATGGGCTTGTTTTTCTATTATTTTCTTCCCGTAAATGTTCAGGCAAAGGTTCCCGGTGCTGTTTTGCCGTCTGTACTATTGTTTTTCACCTTACTGTCTCTTTTTCTATTTAGAAAGAATTCAGGACTTCAGTTGCCTTGGCTGTCGAAAAGAGTAGAAATTTCTGTTTTATCTGTGTTAAGTATAAATGACAGGTTTAGGATTTTGGCTATTTCTGTTATAAAGTACTTGGCTTTTTCATTACAGTTTTTATTACTTCTTTTAGTCTTTGGTGTTGACAGCTCAGTTGAGTATTATTCGATAATTACGCTTAATTATTTTTTGATATCAATTCTGCCTTCAATTTTTTTCGGAGATTTGTTAATTCGGGGTTCAGTAGCGATTTTTTTATTTTCTCTAATCGGAGTAAATGAAATTGTTGTAGTTACAGTTGTTTTTATCGCCTGGATTTTTAATTTTGTTATTCCCGCCTTAATTGGCTCTTTGTTAATATTAAAAACAAAACAAAACTAACTCAATATGGAAAATGTTGTATTTGTTACTTCCACAATAGTTTTTCTTTATTCAATATTGATATTATTGCTTATAGCGGGATTTTATAAGGTACCCGAGGAAACCTATGAAACTGCATCACCGGTTAATGAGTTCTCTATTATCATTCCATTCAGAAATGAAGAGCAAAACCTGGAAAGACTTATAGGTAGTTTGGCGTTAATAGAATATCCTTATAATAAGTTTGAGGTTATTCTTGTAGATGATAATTCTGAGGACAGATCATTTGAAATTGCAAATACGCTATTGAGATATACCAAAATAAAGTCACGGGTTATTAAAGTGCCGGAAGGCACTTCCGGAAAGAAGAATGCCTTAAATATTGGGATTGAAGAAGCATTGTTTTCATGGATAATTACTACTGATGCCGATTGTACGGTGCAACCATTATGGGTAAAACTTATAGATCAGAAATTGCAGGTCGAAGAGACAGTGATGCTTGCCGGGCCCGTAAATATGATTTCAAATAATGAAGGCTTTATCGATTTATTTCAAAGATGTGATTTGGCTGCGATGATGGGCTCCACTATTGGAGGGTTCGGACTAGGAAAGCCATTTTTGTGTAATGGAGCAAATCTATCGTTTAGAAAAGATACCTTTTATGAAGTTGGAGGTTATGAAGGAAATATGAATATGGCTTCAGGAGATGATTTATTTCTTATGGAAAAAATTATCAAAAAAATTCCAAATAAAGTCAAATACATTAAAGCGGGAAGTGCTATAGTTTATACAAATGCAATGGAAACTGTAAGCCAGTTTGTACAACAAAGAATCAGGTGGGCCGCAAAATCGTCAAGCTATAGCTCTTTGTTTATTAAAGGTGTCAGTCTTATGATTGGTTTGTCTAATGCAATGCTTTTGCTGTTGATGATATTTGCAGCTTTTGGAGTTTATTTAAAAGATGTGCTTCCTTTTATTGTTTTGAAGTTTTTGGTAGACTTCTGGTTGTTAAAAATAAGCAGTAACTTTCTTGGAGATTCAAAAAAAATCTATTTATATCCGGTTGTTGCAATTACCTACCCGTTTTATGTAGTGAGTATAGCTTTTCTTTCTCAGGTGTCTGACTTTGAATGGAAAGGCCGTAAGTTTAATAAGTAACTGTTAAAATGGTATAATGAGATAGCTTTTTTCAACTGTAAAATACTGTATATATTGTAGTAGCAAGTAGAAAGAGAGCAATCACATATCCTGCCTCAAGAAGTATATTAAATACAACCTCTCTTTTTCTCTGTGTATCAGCCTGTTTTTTCATTATTAACTGTTTGGTTTTATTGTAATTAGAATATGCAAATTTACAACACATTCACCAATATTAAACGATTTTTTAAAACTGTTTTATGTTAAGGTATGGTTAAATGTATTAAGCTTGTTAGTTGATTAATAAGCAATTATTGTGCCATTTATACTTTTTTTGTTTAAACATAAATAATTATGACGGCTATCATTTTACGATTGATAAATGTCATTTAATTAAAAAAATAAAATGGTTTCCTTTGTACACTTGTATTTCCGGCAGTTGTTAGATTGCTGGTGTATAATGTTATAATCTTGAAAACATTAACTTGACATATGTTAAAATGTAGTTTTAATGATGGCACGGGATGCGCGAATTGCAAGTTTCCGGTAAGCACAATTTTTCATTCTTTATCCGAAAATTCACTTAATGATTTACAGGAGAATAAGGTTGATCTGTTTGTGAAGAGGAAGCAGAATATATTCGTACAGGGAAATATTCCTCAATATGTGTACATTATAAGAAAGGGAAAAATAAAAGTATTTATCCTGGGTGAGAATGGAAAGGAACAGATAGTTAGAGTTGCTAAAGAGGGGGATACAATAGGCTACAGATCACTGTTAAATGATGAGAAATATTTTGCAACAGCTGTTGCAATGGAAGATTGTGAATTGTGTGCAGTTACAAAATCTTTTTTCTTTGATGAGATCGACAGAAACCCTGTGTTGGCGAAAGATACTTTAACACTTTTATCAAAACAGTTGAGAAATTCGGAAAACCGAATGTTTAGTCTGGCTTATAAGTCGGTTAAAGAACGTATTGCTGAAGGAGTGTTGATGCTTGCTAATGCCTATGGATATGCTGAAGATCAGCAAACTATTGCGGTTCAACTATACAGAAAAGATATAGCTGATTTTGCGGGAGTTACTGTTGAAACAGCTATCAGAAATCTGAATGACTTCAGAAGAGAAATGTTGGTGGAAATCGATCAAAAAAGGATAAAGATCCTGGAGAAAGATAAGCTTCACGAAATAGCAAAGATCAGAAGGTAATCTACTATGTAGTAGTGCTGAAGATTAATAAAAAAGGTGGCATAAAAACTAGTTTATGCCACCTTTTTTAGGTTTTACTTTTCTTTTACTGGAACAATAATTTTAACCTTATCAACAATTAAGGATTCCGGTAAATCCATCATACAGGCATAGTCTCCTCTATGGCACTCTTTGTTTCCGAAAACCGAACATGGACGACATTTCATATCGATTTGTGCGGCCCACTTTTGAGATTGACCGTAACCCATGAACCCGGCATAAGGATGCGTTGCTCCCCAAACTGAGACTACTTTAGTACCTGCCAACGATGCCATGTGCATATTTGCAGAATCCATACTGATCATTACATCTAAATTAGACATAAGATCCAGCTCCTGAGGTAAAGTCATTTTCCCCGCAGCTAGTATTGTTTGTGGGTATTTATCCCATAAATCTTTTAATTTATTTGTTTCGGCCTTTCCTCCTCCAAACAAAAATATTTTTGCTTTTGGATAAGTGTCCTGCAGTTGTTTAATCAGAGTACCTACTTTGTCGAAACGATATTTTTTCCCCTTATGCTGCGCAAATGGAGCTATTCCAATCCATGGTCCTGCTTTTACTCCAGCCTCCCTTTGTATGGAAGTGGATATTTTTGCCCTCCTTTTATTAGGCAATTTATGTGATAATTTGACTTCTAATCCTAATTGTCTAAAAACATCAGCATACCTCTCGGTGGTTAATTTAAGTTGGTGAAACTTTTTATTAGAGTCTTTGATTAATTCTTTTTTGTCGTCACGGCCTTTGTTGATCGATGCAACTTTAACACCTTTCATCTTAAATAAACCGGATATTACCTGTGAGCGTAGCACTCCATGTAAGTCGGCAACAGCATCAAAGTCGGTATCTCTTCTTAAATCCTGAAATAATCGATACAAGCCACCTAAACCTTTGTGTTCATCCTCCAGTTTGGGAGCAACGAATTTAAGTCGGTTTATGCCTTTAAAAAACACCCTGAATCCCTCACGTGATATAAAGGTAATATTGAGGTTTTTATGAGTTCTTAATACCTCTTTTATTACGGGGACCGTCATAGCCACATCGCCCATAGCCGACATTCTTATTACCAGTAGGTTCATATCACCTTGTATTTGGGGGTTGTAATTTATTTAGTTTTAATATAAGCTTTTTTTTTGAATTATTTCTTAACCTTATATAAGACCGGATTAAGACTTTCATCATTATACATTTTCATCTGCTTGTATACCTTCATGTATTTATTACCCAGTTCCATGTCGTTTAATAATTCATCTATAGCAGATGTTAAGTCCTTTTCCTGTTCCAGTAATATGTTTAGTTTTGTGTCACAGGCTTTTACGTGTTCGTCAGAAACATTTTCACGGTTTGTTTCTTCACGCATGTGATATATTTTGAGGTATAAAATAGAAAGGCGATCAATAGCCCATGCAGGACTTTCAGTATTTAAAGAGGCATCTGCTTTGATTTCTACATTGTCAAATTTTTCAAGAAAATAACTGTCAATGTATTCCACCATGTCAGTCCTGTCCTGATTAGAAGCATCAATTTTTCTTTTTAAAGTCAGTGCCGATACAGGATCGATTTCCGGGTCTCTAATGATGTCCTCATAATGCCATTGTACGGTATCAATCCAGTTTTTATTGTATAAAAGAGCCTCGATAGTTCCTTTCTCAAATGGATTATTTATTTCAGTATCTACACTATCGTAAATGTGGTAATTGTCAATACTTTTGTTGAATATTTCTCTACACAGTTTTGTAAACATCTCTAGTCATTTTTAAAATATCACAAATATACTATTTATGGGATAAAAGAGACTTACTTTTCTTAGTTCTGAAAAATGATTTAATAACTGAAATTAATAACAGTTATTTTAATAATGTAGAAAACTCATAAGTTGCTTTTTTGTACCGGTACCATAAGTATATACTTATGTGGTAAAAGAAATATGAGAGTTTTGCCAATAGATCTATAAAAAAAGCTAAAAGTCTTTTTAGTTCTAAAGTCCAGTCAAAGGGTTGATTAAAATCTCTTAAAGGTAAGTTGTTTAAATATGTAGTATTTGGCAGGCTGATTATTTTTGAAAAAAGTAAGATGGCAATTGAAGCCAGTGCCATATATGCGAATGTAGACCACCAGTCGTTTTTAACAATTCTAAGACTATATATTAAACTGTCAATAATAGACATATCGTCTGATAACACTGCGAAATATGATAGAGAGGATGCAATATAAAACCAGAAAAATATAGCAAATAATATTATGCCTAATATTGAAGCAATCACATCAAAATTGAAAATGTTTTTACCTCCGATATAAAGTGCAAGAAGTGATCCTCCGACAATAAATTCTACTAAGGACAAAGTTGCCAGTGCGGGTAATTTTCTGACCACGAATAAAACGGTTTCTCTAAAAGGATTTTTGTCATCATCTTTTCTATTAAACCATCCTATAGCTACTATTTGTATTGTAACCTGGATAAAG
This DNA window, taken from Bacteroidota bacterium, encodes the following:
- the rnr gene encoding ribonuclease R, giving the protein MSHNKKHSKKHNKKSGGKRRALNLKDITRKILKVFRQNPGQAYNYKQLSAKLNIKDSAGRQEVLRKMEELKAQNRIEEQERGKYLLKPDVLYIYGKVDMKANGSAYIISEEMESDVYIPRGNTQHALHNDLVKVYLYRRKKRGRQEGEIVDVIERSRTDFVGQIEISSRFAFVIPDSQKMPVDIFVPLDKVLDAENGQKVVVKMTDWPEKAQSPFGEVTQVLGNPGEHDVEMHSILAEYGLPYKFPDHVEDEANQIDTEIREEEIAKRRDMRSATTFTIDPVDAKDFDDALSVEKLENGNWEIGVHIADVSHYVKEGSVLEEEAISRATSVYLVDRVVPMLPEILSNKVCSLRPNEEKYTFSAVFEINEDAQIINKWFGRTVTLSDRRFTYEEAQDVIENKQGDYAKEILLLDDLAKKLREDRAKKGAISFDKVEVKFKLNENHEPTGIYFKESKDSNHLIEEFMLLANKKVAEFIGMNKNGEPSGTTFVYRVHDDPDPEKLASLQTFVRQFGYQMQIQSKTAISNSLNKLLADVHGKAEANMVETLAVRSMSKAKYTTDNIGHYGLAFDYYTHFTSPIRRYPDVMVHRLLQHYLDGGKSAQKEDWERKSEHSSDRETMASKAERDSIKYMQVKYMEEHRDQEFMGVISGVTEWGMYVEIIENKCEGLVRIREIKDDYYTFDSKNYCLVGDVTKNIYQLGDQVMVKVKSTDLEKKQLNYELIE
- the accD gene encoding acetyl-CoA carboxylase, carboxyltransferase subunit beta, with protein sequence MAWFRRTEKGITTPTEEKLDVPKGLWYKTPSGKIIDTDMLKKNFYVSPEDGYHVRIGSEEYFEIMFDDGKYTEFNEGLTSLDPLKFEDKKKYPDRLKEVQKKTKLKDAIRTAVGKSEGKDLVIAAMDFSFIGGSMGSVVGEKIARAIDYSIENKIPFMLISKSGGARMMEAAFSLMQLAKTSAKLALLSKAKIPYISLLTDPTTGGVTASYAMLGDINIAEPGALIGFAGPRVVKETIGRDLPEGFQTAEFVMEHGFLDFIVERKYLKSKVNQYIGLILNK
- the ruvC gene encoding crossover junction endodeoxyribonuclease RuvC, whose translation is MTEKIILGIDPGTTIMGFGLIRVKGKKIELISYDELILSKLKDHSLKLKRIFEKTLAIIDQYHPDEIAIEAPFFGKNVQSMLKLGRAQGVAMAAGLYREVAITEYAPKKIKMAITGNGNASKEQVAGMLMQLLNMKEMPKHLDATDGLAAAVCHYFNGGKTTGNEKSYSGWGAFIKNNPDKVKK
- a CDS encoding lysylphosphatidylglycerol synthase domain-containing protein — its product is MTLSAKVKYYAFLLAKIVIAVMAFYFIYQKISKQPLSEIGGAISAISFGQYWLFVSAVILSAVNWFCEISKWKVLSKKIRNITFNESFRIVLSSLVASIITPNKIGEYGAKVTFYKKEMWKKVLGFNFFGNMMQLYVTLLMGLFFYYFLPVNVQAKVPGAVLPSVLLFFTLLSLFLFRKNSGLQLPWLSKRVEISVLSVLSINDRFRILAISVIKYLAFSLQFLLLLLVFGVDSSVEYYSIITLNYFLISILPSIFFGDLLIRGSVAIFLFSLIGVNEIVVVTVVFIAWIFNFVIPALIGSLLILKTKQN
- a CDS encoding glycosyltransferase; this translates as MENVVFVTSTIVFLYSILILLLIAGFYKVPEETYETASPVNEFSIIIPFRNEEQNLERLIGSLALIEYPYNKFEVILVDDNSEDRSFEIANTLLRYTKIKSRVIKVPEGTSGKKNALNIGIEEALFSWIITTDADCTVQPLWVKLIDQKLQVEETVMLAGPVNMISNNEGFIDLFQRCDLAAMMGSTIGGFGLGKPFLCNGANLSFRKDTFYEVGGYEGNMNMASGDDLFLMEKIIKKIPNKVKYIKAGSAIVYTNAMETVSQFVQQRIRWAAKSSSYSSLFIKGVSLMIGLSNAMLLLLMIFAAFGVYLKDVLPFIVLKFLVDFWLLKISSNFLGDSKKIYLYPVVAITYPFYVVSIAFLSQVSDFEWKGRKFNK
- a CDS encoding Crp/Fnr family transcriptional regulator, which gives rise to MKRKQNIFVQGNIPQYVYIIRKGKIKVFILGENGKEQIVRVAKEGDTIGYRSLLNDEKYFATAVAMEDCELCAVTKSFFFDEIDRNPVLAKDTLTLLSKQLRNSENRMFSLAYKSVKERIAEGVLMLANAYGYAEDQQTIAVQLYRKDIADFAGVTVETAIRNLNDFRREMLVEIDQKRIKILEKDKLHEIAKIRR
- a CDS encoding glycosyltransferase family 9 protein — its product is MNLLVIRMSAMGDVAMTVPVIKEVLRTHKNLNITFISREGFRVFFKGINRLKFVAPKLEDEHKGLGGLYRLFQDLRRDTDFDAVADLHGVLRSQVISGLFKMKGVKVASINKGRDDKKELIKDSNKKFHQLKLTTERYADVFRQLGLEVKLSHKLPNKRRAKISTSIQREAGVKAGPWIGIAPFAQHKGKKYRFDKVGTLIKQLQDTYPKAKIFLFGGGKAETNKLKDLWDKYPQTILAAGKMTLPQELDLMSNLDVMISMDSANMHMASLAGTKVVSVWGATHPYAGFMGYGQSQKWAAQIDMKCRPCSVFGNKECHRGDYACMMDLPESLIVDKVKIIVPVKEK
- a CDS encoding DUF4254 domain-containing protein; translated protein: MFTKLCREIFNKSIDNYHIYDSVDTEINNPFEKGTIEALLYNKNWIDTVQWHYEDIIRDPEIDPVSALTLKRKIDASNQDRTDMVEYIDSYFLEKFDNVEIKADASLNTESPAWAIDRLSILYLKIYHMREETNRENVSDEHVKACDTKLNILLEQEKDLTSAIDELLNDMELGNKYMKVYKQMKMYNDESLNPVLYKVKK